From a single Sinomonas atrocyanea genomic region:
- a CDS encoding NAD(P)-dependent oxidoreductase: MTTKTPSAPVRVAVHGEPLPFMTEAIEAGGASLVGLDGEPEVLVLDHGNPKRELLAVLDATPSIRWVQLPSAGIEAYAHALAAHPEKVWTSAKGAYAKPVAEHALALSLALLRHLPERARARSWGPATGTSLHGMRALVIGAGGVGLEILRLLKVFDMEVDVVRRTRASVPGARSTTTPAHLAELLPEADVVVVAAALTADTSKLIGAPELALMKPTAVLVNIARGGLVDTDAVVSALRSGTIAGAALDVTDPEPLPDGHPLWDEPHALITPHAADTLEMIRPLLGERFSENLRRYSAGRELEGLVDAAAGY; encoded by the coding sequence ATGACCACGAAGACCCCGTCCGCGCCCGTCCGCGTTGCCGTGCACGGCGAGCCGCTGCCGTTCATGACCGAGGCGATCGAGGCGGGAGGGGCGTCCCTGGTCGGGCTCGACGGGGAGCCCGAGGTCCTCGTCCTCGACCACGGCAACCCGAAGCGGGAGCTGCTCGCGGTGCTCGACGCGACGCCGTCGATCCGCTGGGTCCAGCTGCCCTCCGCCGGGATCGAGGCCTACGCGCACGCGCTCGCCGCGCACCCCGAGAAGGTGTGGACCAGCGCCAAGGGCGCCTACGCCAAGCCCGTCGCCGAGCACGCCCTCGCCCTCTCGCTCGCGCTCCTGCGCCACCTGCCCGAGCGCGCCCGCGCCCGCTCCTGGGGCCCGGCCACCGGGACGTCCCTGCACGGGATGCGGGCCCTCGTGATCGGCGCCGGCGGCGTGGGCCTGGAGATCCTGCGCCTCTTGAAGGTGTTCGACATGGAGGTGGACGTCGTGCGCCGCACCCGCGCCTCGGTCCCGGGGGCCAGGAGCACGACGACGCCGGCCCACCTCGCCGAGCTGCTGCCGGAGGCCGACGTCGTAGTGGTCGCCGCCGCCCTCACGGCGGATACCTCCAAGCTGATCGGAGCGCCCGAGCTGGCGCTCATGAAGCCCACGGCGGTCCTGGTGAACATCGCCCGCGGCGGACTCGTCGACACGGACGCGGTGGTCTCGGCGCTGCGGTCCGGGACGATCGCCGGCGCCGCGCTCGACGTCACGGACCCCGAGCCCCTGCCCGACGGCCACCCGCTGTGGGACGAGCCGCATGCGCTCATCACCCCGCACGCCGCGGACACCCTGGAGATGATCCGTCCACTGCTCGGCGAGCGCTTTTCCGAGAACCTGCGCCGGTACTCGGCCGGCCGCGAGCTCGAGGGCCTCGTGGACGCCGCCGCCGGCTACTAG
- a CDS encoding PrpF domain-containing protein, whose translation MQLRGHWYRGGTSKCWLFDAQDVARHAHTPQEVLRLLADAFGAADARQLDGVGGGTSTTSKAAIITATPEGPSDLDYLFAQIGIGDPTVELGSNCGNCATAIALYAVQSGIVAAQEGTTRVRMRNVNTGAVLTGTIATPGRRVPTSGRATVPGSSAPGVPVSLSFHSPWGGTTGSVLPTGRPADALAVGRTTLNVTMVDAGAPAALIHADDLGIDLSSMGASLAGNLPQLIAARAAAGLAMGLRTPEDPPQNAIPKIGVVAPAADYTAADGTLVSAESHDLRVRMLSMLAPHPAIGLTSAVAVSLAAAVPGSVVADALPPGHTGQLLRLGTPAGVITTEVVTDSSGAVTEVALHRAARQLAVADIDVAHSRAKTA comes from the coding sequence GTGCAACTCCGCGGTCATTGGTATCGAGGCGGCACGAGCAAGTGCTGGCTCTTCGACGCCCAGGACGTGGCCCGGCATGCCCACACCCCCCAGGAGGTGCTGCGCCTGCTGGCCGACGCGTTCGGGGCGGCGGACGCCCGGCAGCTCGACGGCGTCGGCGGCGGGACCTCGACCACGTCGAAGGCCGCCATCATCACCGCGACCCCCGAGGGACCGTCGGACCTCGACTACCTGTTCGCGCAGATCGGGATCGGCGATCCCACCGTCGAGCTGGGCTCCAACTGCGGCAACTGCGCCACCGCCATCGCGCTCTACGCCGTCCAGTCCGGCATCGTCGCCGCACAGGAGGGCACCACCCGGGTCCGGATGCGCAACGTCAACACCGGTGCGGTGCTGACCGGGACGATCGCGACGCCGGGCCGCCGCGTGCCGACCTCCGGCCGGGCCACGGTGCCCGGCAGCAGCGCGCCCGGGGTGCCCGTGAGTCTGTCCTTCCACTCGCCCTGGGGCGGGACCACCGGCAGCGTGCTGCCGACCGGCAGGCCGGCCGACGCGCTCGCCGTGGGGAGGACCACGCTGAACGTGACCATGGTGGACGCGGGCGCCCCCGCGGCCCTCATCCACGCCGACGACCTGGGGATCGACCTGTCCTCCATGGGCGCCAGCCTCGCCGGGAATCTGCCCCAGCTCATCGCCGCGCGTGCCGCCGCCGGCCTGGCGATGGGCCTGAGGACGCCGGAGGACCCGCCGCAGAACGCGATCCCGAAGATCGGAGTGGTGGCCCCCGCTGCGGACTACACCGCCGCCGACGGCACGCTCGTCTCGGCCGAGAGCCACGACCTGCGCGTGCGCATGCTCTCGATGCTCGCTCCGCACCCGGCCATCGGCCTGACCTCCGCGGTCGCGGTCTCCCTCGCAGCCGCCGTGCCCGGATCGGTGGTGGCCGACGCGCTGCCCCCGGGCCACACCGGGCAGCTGCTGCGCCTCGGCACCCCTGCCGGAGTCATCACCACCGAGGTCGTCACCGACTCCTCAGGCGCCGTCACCGAAGTCGCCCTCCACCGGGCCGCGCGCCAGCTCGCTGTCGCGGACATCGACGTCGCACACTCCAGGGCCAAGACGGCCTGA
- the dctA gene encoding C4-dicarboxylate transporter DctA: MKIKSILGHLYVQVLVGVALGILVGALWPNLGSSLQPLGDGFVKLVKFLIAPIVFCTIVSGITSLTDAKKVGPTLLRSLGLFYVLTALALALGLGAVLLFQPGAGMHIDPAHLNASVASKYTSQLPSSNPADFLLNIIPATLVGAFANGEVLPVLLVALLCGFAFTKLGAPGKLALDVVNSFNKLLFVVFGYIMKVAPIGAFGAMAFTVGKYGAHSIGNLGMLILAFYAACIALVVIGLGILAKITGFSLWRLLRYFKDEFLIVLATSSSEPVLPRLLSKLERIGCERGVVGLVVPTGYSFNLTGTAVYLTLASMFIAQACDIHLSWGQILLMLGMMLLTSKGAAGVSGSGFVALVATLTVMPTLPVAGVALIVGIDRFMSEARALTSTACNIVSCIAVARWEKALDTDVLQAELSSGFVPTENEKQALAAAVPAH; this comes from the coding sequence ATGAAGATCAAGTCCATCCTCGGACACCTCTATGTCCAAGTCCTCGTCGGCGTCGCGCTCGGCATCCTCGTCGGGGCACTCTGGCCCAACCTGGGCTCCTCGCTCCAGCCGCTCGGCGACGGCTTCGTCAAGCTGGTGAAGTTCCTGATCGCCCCGATCGTCTTCTGCACGATCGTCAGCGGAATCACGTCCCTGACGGACGCCAAGAAGGTCGGCCCGACCCTGCTGCGCTCGCTCGGGCTCTTCTACGTCCTCACCGCCCTGGCCCTCGCCCTCGGCCTCGGCGCGGTCCTCCTCTTCCAGCCCGGGGCCGGGATGCACATCGATCCGGCCCACCTCAACGCCTCCGTCGCGTCGAAGTACACCAGCCAGCTGCCCAGCAGCAACCCGGCCGACTTCCTGCTGAACATCATCCCCGCCACGCTCGTGGGGGCCTTCGCCAACGGCGAGGTCCTGCCCGTGCTCCTGGTCGCCCTCCTCTGCGGGTTCGCCTTCACCAAGCTCGGCGCCCCCGGCAAGCTCGCTCTCGACGTCGTCAACAGCTTCAACAAGCTCCTGTTCGTCGTGTTCGGCTACATCATGAAGGTCGCCCCGATCGGCGCCTTCGGTGCCATGGCCTTCACCGTCGGCAAGTACGGCGCGCACTCCATCGGCAACCTGGGGATGCTCATCCTGGCCTTCTACGCGGCCTGCATCGCCCTCGTGGTCATCGGCCTGGGCATCCTCGCCAAGATCACCGGCTTCAGCCTGTGGCGGCTCCTGCGCTACTTCAAGGACGAGTTCCTCATCGTCCTCGCCACGTCCTCGAGCGAGCCCGTGCTGCCGCGCCTGCTCTCCAAGCTCGAGCGGATCGGCTGCGAGCGCGGCGTGGTGGGCCTCGTCGTCCCCACCGGCTACTCCTTCAACCTCACCGGCACCGCCGTCTACCTCACGCTCGCCTCGATGTTCATCGCCCAGGCCTGCGACATCCACCTCAGCTGGGGCCAGATCCTCCTCATGCTCGGCATGATGCTGCTGACCTCCAAGGGCGCGGCCGGGGTCAGCGGCAGCGGCTTCGTGGCCCTCGTTGCCACCCTCACCGTCATGCCCACGCTCCCGGTTGCAGGGGTCGCGCTGATCGTCGGGATCGACCGGTTCATGAGCGAGGCGCGCGCCCTCACCAGCACGGCCTGCAACATCGTCTCCTGCATCGCCGTCGCCCGCTGGGAGAAGGCCCTGGACACGGACGTGCTGCAGGCCGAGCTCAGCTCCGGCTTCGTCCCCACCGAGAACGAGAAGCAGGCGCTCGCCGCCGCCGTCCCCGCCCACTGA
- a CDS encoding MurR/RpiR family transcriptional regulator: protein MASNETVPRVGEADSVEDWLRSLLPDKALGGSAHQVFALIASQPAKAAFAPAAELAELVQTSISSVTRMAQRLGYAGWPDLQRDLRARYLAHLSMLEVSESHRTADSPFRASLRQDADSLASLLRGVDEERIARIVALLAQSENIYVTAQGSYAAVGHAFVHNMQIAGYPARSLLDNPAGLANAVARMGPGDTLVVCSYWRLYDVAVTAATEAKANGATVVVLADNLSLALEKSADEVVLTPAESISFFPSLTGAMAVQQGIVATLAKLDDERTRTSLMAVERSWEKFNLLHRSAPRHMP from the coding sequence GTGGCCAGCAACGAAACGGTGCCGAGGGTCGGCGAGGCTGACTCCGTCGAGGACTGGCTGCGCTCACTGCTGCCGGACAAGGCGCTGGGAGGAAGCGCGCACCAGGTGTTCGCCCTGATCGCGAGCCAGCCCGCCAAGGCCGCGTTCGCCCCGGCAGCGGAACTGGCCGAGCTGGTGCAGACGAGCATCTCGAGTGTGACGAGGATGGCCCAGCGGCTCGGCTACGCGGGGTGGCCCGACCTGCAGCGCGACCTGAGGGCGCGCTATCTGGCCCACCTGTCGATGCTTGAGGTCTCCGAGAGCCACCGCACGGCGGATTCCCCCTTCCGGGCCTCGCTCCGCCAGGACGCGGACTCCCTGGCGAGCCTCCTGCGCGGGGTGGATGAGGAGCGCATCGCACGGATCGTCGCTCTGCTGGCCCAGTCGGAGAACATCTACGTCACTGCCCAGGGAAGCTATGCCGCCGTGGGCCACGCGTTCGTGCACAACATGCAGATCGCCGGGTACCCGGCGCGCTCCCTCCTCGACAATCCCGCAGGCCTTGCCAATGCGGTGGCCAGGATGGGACCGGGGGACACCCTCGTCGTCTGCTCGTACTGGCGCCTGTACGACGTTGCTGTGACTGCCGCGACGGAAGCAAAGGCCAACGGCGCCACGGTGGTGGTGCTGGCGGACAACCTCTCCCTGGCGCTCGAGAAGTCAGCGGACGAGGTCGTCCTCACGCCGGCTGAGAGCATCTCGTTCTTCCCCTCGCTCACGGGGGCGATGGCCGTCCAGCAGGGAATCGTGGCGACCCTCGCGAAGCTCGACGATGAGCGCACGCGGACGAGCCTGATGGCGGTGGAACGCAGTTGGGAGAAATTCAACCTGCTGCACCGGTCCGCGCCGCGCCACATGCCCTAG
- a CDS encoding MFS transporter, which produces MSLSARLDRLPLSRPHYVLLLIGGLGYTFDGMDSAIVAFLMPDVRHVFALSSGQLGLVASAAPFGFLFGAFFAGYLGDRLGRKKVMMYSLALYAVASLVAASAWNFEVFLIARILAGAGAGAESAIIAPFLSEFVPRHRRGWFIGALSGFFSFGFVAAALIGRFVVPEIPQGWRWAQVITFLPIVMLLWWRRSLPESPRYLQNLGKVAEAEQVVAHFEQSVLDATGAPLPEPDPHHAAEPAPVKFSLGRAIAFLWGPAMWRITAVTWLIWFVITFSYYGFFSWIPTLLISKGLTVTSSFTFSLYIYLAQIPGYFSAAWLNEKLDRKFTIAIYLVGSAVSAFWLSAMTDTLWITVAGIALSFFLNGTYAGVYAYTPEVFPTWLRATGVGLSSSFGRVGSITAPLIIGIFATQWGFAGVFGMTTAVLAVGVVCTLLFAVRTAGRSLEDITAKEIIGKENPAEYPAAH; this is translated from the coding sequence GTGTCCCTTTCCGCAAGGCTAGACCGGCTGCCGCTCAGCAGGCCGCACTACGTCCTCCTCCTCATCGGAGGCCTCGGGTACACCTTCGATGGCATGGACAGCGCGATCGTCGCCTTCCTCATGCCCGACGTCCGCCACGTCTTCGCCCTGTCCTCCGGACAGCTGGGGCTCGTTGCATCGGCCGCCCCCTTCGGCTTCCTGTTCGGCGCCTTCTTCGCCGGCTACCTCGGCGACAGGCTGGGCCGCAAGAAGGTCATGATGTACTCGTTGGCCCTCTACGCGGTGGCCTCCCTCGTGGCCGCGTCCGCCTGGAACTTCGAGGTCTTCCTCATCGCGCGGATCCTCGCCGGTGCTGGCGCCGGTGCCGAGAGCGCCATCATCGCCCCGTTCCTGTCCGAGTTCGTGCCCCGCCACCGGCGCGGCTGGTTCATTGGCGCCCTGTCCGGGTTCTTCTCCTTCGGCTTCGTGGCTGCAGCGCTCATCGGGCGCTTCGTTGTCCCCGAAATCCCCCAGGGCTGGCGCTGGGCGCAGGTCATCACCTTCCTTCCCATCGTGATGCTGCTCTGGTGGCGGCGCTCCCTGCCCGAGTCGCCGCGCTACCTGCAGAACCTCGGCAAGGTCGCCGAGGCCGAGCAGGTCGTCGCCCACTTCGAGCAGAGCGTCCTCGATGCCACAGGCGCCCCGCTCCCCGAACCAGACCCCCACCACGCTGCGGAACCGGCCCCGGTGAAATTCTCGCTGGGCCGAGCCATCGCGTTCCTGTGGGGACCGGCGATGTGGAGGATCACCGCTGTCACCTGGCTGATCTGGTTCGTCATCACCTTCTCCTACTACGGCTTCTTCTCCTGGATTCCCACCCTGCTGATCAGCAAGGGCCTCACCGTCACCAGCAGCTTCACGTTCTCCCTGTACATCTACCTGGCCCAGATCCCTGGGTACTTCAGCGCCGCGTGGCTGAACGAGAAGCTGGACCGCAAGTTCACCATCGCGATCTACCTGGTCGGGTCAGCCGTCAGTGCCTTCTGGCTCAGCGCGATGACGGACACGCTGTGGATCACCGTCGCCGGCATCGCCCTCTCGTTCTTCCTCAACGGCACCTACGCCGGCGTCTACGCCTACACCCCAGAGGTCTTCCCCACCTGGCTGCGCGCCACCGGGGTCGGCCTGAGCTCCTCGTTCGGGCGCGTCGGCTCCATCACCGCTCCCCTGATCATCGGAATCTTCGCGACGCAGTGGGGCTTCGCCGGAGTCTTCGGCATGACGACCGCAGTCCTCGCCGTCGGCGTCGTCTGCACCCTGCTCTTCGCGGTCCGCACGGCCGGACGCTCGCTCGAGGACATCACCGCCAAGGAAATCATCGGCAAGGAGAACCCCGCTGAATACCCAGCAGCCCACTGA
- a CDS encoding GAF domain-containing protein, which produces MAHAVGFRLFTVLAFRKDGQEMERIHSSRPAEYPVGGRKQVGTDVAADWLRASLEEQVPFFGKSRADVDRIFKDAELIASLGCGSIINVPVIAAGKTVAVLNVLDAEGAYTDDDVDTVQTIARHGAQAIIAAAKE; this is translated from the coding sequence ATCGCCCACGCTGTCGGCTTCCGGCTCTTCACGGTCCTCGCCTTCCGCAAGGACGGCCAGGAGATGGAGAGGATCCACTCCTCCCGTCCCGCCGAATACCCGGTGGGTGGCCGCAAGCAGGTCGGCACTGACGTGGCCGCCGACTGGCTCCGAGCCAGCCTCGAGGAGCAAGTCCCCTTCTTCGGGAAGAGCCGCGCCGACGTCGACCGGATCTTCAAGGATGCCGAGCTCATCGCGAGTCTCGGCTGCGGCTCCATCATCAATGTGCCCGTCATCGCAGCGGGGAAGACTGTCGCGGTCCTGAACGTCCTCGATGCCGAGGGCGCCTATACCGACGACGATGTCGACACCGTCCAGACCATAGCCCGCCACGGCGCACAGGCGATCATCGCCGCCGCGAAGGAGTAA
- a CDS encoding metal-dependent hydrolase family protein, producing MPYDLLITNARYLDASAGEYREGDIRVVNGTIAEIGADLAAAGQATVDASGKFVLPGLIDCHVHVTAATADLTQLGEWSPNYAALNTAKLMGNMLDRGFTTVRDVAGADFGLHDAQAEGLLRGPRLFFGGKALSQTGGHADPRPRGRAAHDGGYCCPHIGRLADGVDQVRQAARDELRKGAHHIKIMAGGGVASPTDRIDSTQYSVSEIEAAVEEAEAANRYVTAHAYTGRAINRALRAGVRGIEHGNLLDDESLELFKEHNAFLTMNLVTYWALEREGRNFGLSQENWEKVAEVLDGGYEALGRAHEAGINLAYGSDLLGGMQAHQAKEFAIRGKIQPAIDVIRSATTTAAALLQREGQLGVIAPGAQGDFVITGEDPVADLSVLADTRLDYVIQGGSIVRGPGNGPSEEGPGPR from the coding sequence ATGCCCTACGACCTGCTCATCACGAACGCGCGCTACCTCGACGCTTCCGCGGGCGAGTACCGAGAGGGGGACATCAGAGTCGTCAACGGCACCATCGCCGAGATCGGGGCGGACCTGGCTGCCGCCGGACAGGCCACGGTCGATGCCAGCGGCAAGTTCGTCCTGCCGGGCCTGATCGACTGCCACGTGCACGTCACGGCCGCAACCGCGGACCTCACCCAGCTCGGCGAGTGGTCGCCGAACTACGCTGCCCTGAACACGGCCAAGCTCATGGGCAACATGCTGGACCGGGGCTTCACCACCGTGCGCGACGTTGCCGGGGCCGACTTCGGGCTCCACGACGCCCAGGCCGAGGGCCTCCTGCGCGGACCCCGCCTGTTCTTCGGCGGCAAGGCGCTGTCCCAGACCGGCGGCCACGCCGACCCCAGGCCGCGAGGACGGGCCGCCCACGACGGCGGCTACTGCTGCCCGCACATCGGTCGCCTGGCCGATGGAGTCGACCAAGTGCGCCAGGCGGCCCGGGACGAACTGCGCAAGGGGGCCCACCACATCAAGATCATGGCCGGCGGCGGCGTGGCCTCACCCACAGACCGCATCGACTCCACCCAGTACTCCGTCTCAGAGATCGAAGCGGCAGTCGAGGAAGCCGAGGCCGCCAACCGTTATGTCACCGCCCACGCCTACACGGGCCGGGCGATCAACAGGGCCCTCCGCGCCGGAGTGCGGGGCATCGAGCACGGAAACCTTCTCGATGACGAGTCCTTGGAGCTCTTCAAGGAGCACAACGCCTTCCTCACCATGAACCTCGTGACCTACTGGGCGCTGGAGCGGGAGGGGCGCAACTTCGGGCTCTCACAGGAGAACTGGGAGAAGGTGGCCGAAGTGCTCGACGGCGGGTACGAGGCGCTCGGCAGAGCCCACGAGGCAGGCATCAACCTCGCCTACGGGTCCGACCTGCTGGGCGGCATGCAGGCCCACCAGGCCAAGGAGTTCGCCATCAGGGGCAAGATCCAGCCGGCCATCGACGTGATCCGCAGTGCCACCACGACCGCCGCTGCCCTGCTCCAGCGCGAAGGCCAGTTGGGAGTCATCGCCCCCGGCGCCCAGGGCGATTTCGTGATCACCGGCGAAGATCCCGTCGCCGACCTCTCGGTCCTCGCCGACACGCGCCTGGACTACGTGATCCAGGGCGGTTCCATCGTCAGGGGTCCCGGGAACGGCCCCAGTGAGGAAGGCCCGGGCCCCCGGTGA
- a CDS encoding sugar kinase, with product MSAPLQEGTAARTDVVTLGETMALFKAGAAGPLAHVHGWSLGIGGAESNVAVALQRLGTPVTWIGRVGADSLGDLVARELVAEGIDVRSVRDAAPTGLMVKERRTADALKVWYYRAGSAGSRLAPEDLPAGVIEQSRLLHVTGITPALSPSAAAAAHDAIDRARAAGVLVSFDLNYRAALWSQEAAGEQYRQIIAKADIVFAGDDEAAIAVGPAPDPWELARRIAALGPSQVILKRGAQGCLALVDGAGHAREAVPVKAVDTVGAGDAFVGGYLSELLLGADVDQRLLLAAQVGAFACLVPGDWEGAPRRSELHLLDPHDPVTR from the coding sequence GTGAGTGCCCCGCTGCAGGAAGGCACGGCGGCGCGCACCGACGTCGTGACCCTCGGCGAGACGATGGCGCTGTTCAAGGCCGGTGCGGCCGGCCCGCTCGCCCATGTCCACGGCTGGAGCCTGGGCATCGGCGGAGCCGAGAGCAACGTGGCCGTGGCACTCCAGCGCCTGGGGACCCCGGTGACCTGGATCGGACGGGTGGGCGCCGACAGCCTGGGCGACCTCGTGGCGCGCGAGCTCGTGGCGGAGGGCATCGACGTCCGTTCCGTGCGCGATGCCGCCCCCACCGGGCTGATGGTCAAGGAACGACGCACCGCCGACGCTCTGAAGGTCTGGTACTACCGCGCGGGAAGCGCCGGCTCCCGCCTGGCCCCCGAGGACCTGCCCGCCGGAGTGATCGAGCAGTCCCGCCTTCTGCACGTCACCGGCATCACTCCGGCCCTCTCGCCCTCGGCGGCCGCCGCTGCCCATGACGCCATCGACCGTGCCCGGGCGGCCGGGGTGCTCGTGTCCTTCGACCTGAACTACCGTGCAGCCCTGTGGTCCCAGGAAGCCGCGGGGGAACAGTATCGGCAGATCATCGCCAAGGCAGACATCGTCTTCGCCGGCGACGACGAGGCCGCGATCGCCGTCGGCCCCGCTCCCGACCCGTGGGAGCTGGCCCGGCGCATTGCCGCCCTGGGCCCTTCGCAGGTGATCCTCAAGCGCGGCGCCCAGGGCTGTCTGGCCTTGGTGGACGGGGCCGGGCACGCCCGGGAGGCCGTGCCCGTGAAGGCCGTCGACACGGTCGGGGCGGGGGACGCCTTCGTCGGCGGGTACCTCTCGGAACTGCTCCTTGGAGCGGACGTCGACCAGCGGCTCCTGCTGGCCGCCCAAGTGGGCGCGTTCGCCTGCCTGGTGCCGGGCGACTGGGAGGGCGCGCCCCGCAGGAGCGAACTGCACCTGCTGGACCCGCACGACCCAGTCACCCGCTGA
- the eda gene encoding bifunctional 4-hydroxy-2-oxoglutarate aldolase/2-dehydro-3-deoxy-phosphogluconate aldolase, producing the protein MSGPLDALSAAGLVPVVVLDDAADAAPLAAALVGGGLPVAEVTFRTEAAAEAVRIMAARGDMTVGAGTVLTVQQVDDAVAAGASYVVSPGLSRAVVERCQEKGVLALPGAVTATEIQAALELGLSTLKFFPAGTSGGPAAIAALAAPFAGVRFVPTGGVGPQNLHDYLAIPAVAAVGGSWMVPRDRIRGGDFAGITRLTSEAVALASGSAVGEGTP; encoded by the coding sequence ATGAGCGGACCCCTTGACGCACTCAGCGCAGCCGGGCTCGTGCCCGTGGTGGTGCTCGACGACGCCGCCGACGCCGCGCCGCTCGCCGCAGCCCTCGTCGGCGGCGGCCTGCCGGTCGCGGAGGTGACGTTCCGGACGGAGGCGGCTGCCGAGGCAGTGCGCATCATGGCCGCCCGCGGGGACATGACCGTGGGCGCAGGCACCGTGCTGACCGTCCAGCAGGTCGACGACGCGGTCGCGGCTGGCGCCTCCTACGTCGTCTCGCCGGGCCTGAGCAGGGCGGTCGTGGAGCGCTGCCAGGAGAAGGGCGTGCTGGCGCTGCCCGGCGCCGTGACCGCCACCGAGATCCAGGCAGCCCTCGAGCTGGGGCTGAGCACCCTCAAGTTCTTCCCCGCCGGCACCTCCGGCGGCCCTGCGGCGATCGCAGCACTTGCGGCGCCGTTCGCCGGCGTGCGCTTCGTGCCCACCGGCGGCGTCGGCCCCCAGAACCTCCACGACTACCTCGCGATCCCCGCCGTCGCAGCGGTGGGCGGATCATGGATGGTGCCCAGGGACCGCATCCGGGGCGGAGACTTCGCCGGGATCACCCGCCTCACGTCCGAGGCTGTCGCCCTGGCATCCGGGTCCGCAGTGGGGGAGGGCACCCCGTGA
- the kduI gene encoding 5-dehydro-4-deoxy-D-glucuronate isomerase, translating to MDQRYATSPDQLPHFDTAALRDRFLVQDLFIPGEVRVAYTHHDRIVLGGAVPAGAPLPLPVFEELRAEYFLAHREMGIVNVGGSGTVTADGEVHTLPNGACLYLGRGTRDVVFADAPDGDEGGAQFYLFSAPAHTAYPSQLVLKGQGTARELGDQLTSNRRSLNQYIHENGIKSCQIVMGVTELHPGSMWNTMPAHTHDRRTECYLYFDVPQDARVIHLMGRPDETRHLVVADRQAVISPSWSLHSGVGTAAYSFVWAMAGENQSFDDMDAVPVTILK from the coding sequence ATGGACCAGCGTTACGCCACGAGCCCTGACCAGCTCCCGCACTTCGACACCGCCGCGCTGCGCGACCGGTTCCTGGTGCAGGACCTGTTCATCCCCGGGGAGGTCCGCGTCGCCTACACCCACCACGACCGGATCGTCCTCGGCGGAGCGGTGCCCGCCGGCGCACCGCTTCCCCTGCCCGTGTTCGAGGAGCTCCGCGCGGAGTACTTCCTGGCCCACCGCGAGATGGGGATCGTCAACGTGGGCGGCTCGGGCACCGTCACCGCCGATGGCGAGGTGCACACCCTCCCGAACGGCGCGTGCCTGTACCTCGGGCGGGGCACCCGCGACGTCGTCTTCGCCGACGCGCCGGACGGGGATGAGGGCGGCGCCCAGTTCTACCTGTTCAGCGCCCCCGCCCACACCGCCTATCCCAGCCAGCTGGTGCTCAAGGGGCAGGGCACCGCGCGCGAGCTCGGCGACCAGCTCACCAGCAACCGACGGTCCCTGAACCAATACATCCACGAGAACGGCATCAAGTCCTGCCAGATCGTCATGGGCGTGACCGAACTCCACCCCGGGTCCATGTGGAACACGATGCCGGCCCACACCCACGACCGGCGCACCGAGTGCTACCTGTACTTCGACGTTCCGCAGGACGCCCGGGTCATCCACCTGATGGGGCGCCCCGACGAGACGAGGCATCTCGTGGTCGCGGACCGGCAGGCCGTCATCTCCCCGTCCTGGTCGCTGCATTCGGGCGTCGGCACCGCCGCCTACTCGTTCGTCTGGGCCATGGCAGGGGAGAACCAGTCCTTCGATGACATGGACGCCGTCCCTGTCACCATCCTGAAGTGA
- the kduD gene encoding 2-dehydro-3-deoxy-D-gluconate 5-dehydrogenase KduD → MVLDSFRLDGKVALVTGASRGLGQGAAVALAEAGADVALLSQSASRETAEKVRALGRTAHLIEQDLVTATPEELDESIQSVEAELGRIDILVNNAGIIRRAPLLEHPAADWDAVMSVNLDAVFHLSQAAARRFVANGGGKIINVASMLSFQGGILVPGYAASKHAVAGLTKSFANELAARGVNVNAIAPGYMATDNTTAIRSDEAREKSILYRIPAGRWGTPADLQGAFVFLASSASDYVNGAVIPVDGGWLVR, encoded by the coding sequence ATGGTTCTCGACTCGTTCCGACTGGACGGGAAGGTCGCTCTCGTGACGGGCGCGTCACGGGGTCTCGGGCAGGGCGCGGCGGTCGCGCTCGCCGAGGCAGGCGCCGACGTCGCCCTGCTCAGCCAGAGCGCGTCACGCGAGACGGCCGAGAAGGTCCGGGCCCTCGGCCGCACCGCCCACCTGATCGAGCAGGACCTCGTGACGGCGACCCCGGAGGAGCTGGACGAGTCGATCCAGTCCGTCGAGGCAGAGCTCGGGCGCATCGACATCCTCGTGAACAACGCCGGGATCATCCGCCGCGCCCCGCTCCTGGAGCACCCGGCCGCGGACTGGGACGCGGTGATGTCCGTCAACCTGGACGCCGTGTTCCATCTCTCGCAGGCCGCGGCGAGGCGGTTCGTGGCCAACGGCGGGGGGAAGATCATCAACGTCGCCTCGATGCTCTCCTTCCAGGGGGGCATCCTCGTGCCCGGGTACGCCGCGAGCAAGCACGCCGTCGCCGGGCTGACCAAGTCGTTCGCCAACGAGCTCGCCGCCCGCGGGGTGAATGTCAACGCGATCGCCCCGGGCTACATGGCCACCGACAACACCACGGCGATCCGTTCGGACGAGGCGCGCGAGAAGTCCATCCTGTACCGCATCCCTGCCGGACGCTGGGGCACCCCCGCCGACCTGCAGGGCGCCTTCGTCTTCCTCGCCTCCTCAGCGTCGGACTACGTCAACGGCGCCGTCATCCCCGTCGACGGCGGCTGGCTCGTCCGCTGA